Genomic DNA from Harpia harpyja isolate bHarHar1 chromosome 13, bHarHar1 primary haplotype, whole genome shotgun sequence:
GCCACCCCCGCCCCACGGCTCCCCACGGCTGCGTGTCTCAtccccgtccgtccgtccccccccccgtcaTGGGGCGGCCCCAGAATTCCCCCGTGGGGGCGGCCGGGATGggcacagctggggggggggggggggggcgtgggggaaGCCCCTGCCCCATAGCGGGGTGTCCTGCCCCCCAACTGCCCCCCCAGGGcctcctgccccacggctgctCCCCCAGGGCCTCCTGCCCCCTAACTGCCCCCCAAGTgcccccccaagtccttcttgccccacagctgccccccAAGTGCCCCCTGCCCCACATCTGCCCCACAGCGGTTCCCCCCCCAGGTCTCTGCCCCCAGGGGGCGGGGCTCCGCCTTTCCCTGCCCTCATTGGCCAGCACCAGCCTAAGCCCCTCCTTGCCATTGGTCACCCGGTAGGCTGAGCTAGAAGACGGATGGGAAAGATGATTGGCTGCCAGGCGAGGGGCGCCCTGTGATTGGCCGGATTCCTGGAGAGCGTCGCCGGATAGGTGAGGGGGGCGTGGCCGAGACGAGGGGGCGGGGCCTCGGCGGGGGTGGGGGCTGTCTTGCCTGaaaccccgcccacgtgggtcaCGTCATCCAAGTGCCCCGCCCACTTCCGCCCCACGTTGCTCTTGCTTCtcctctccccgcccccctcccgccccccccgaGGGCTGCCCCATaagtgtccccccccgccccataaccacccccctgccccataacTGCCCCATAACCGCCCCCCGCCCCATAACTGCCCCCCACTGCCCCATAACCGCCCCCTAACTGCTCCCTCGTGCCCCTACCTGCCCCCCAAGTGCCCCCCATGACCCCTAACCCCCCCGTAACCCCCCGatccccggtgccccccccctccaccccccaaccCTCAATGCTCCCCCCCAGGCTCCTtgacccccccgacccccccatgACCTCTGacccctttgcccccccccccccccccccaggtgtaTGCGGCAGTGAGGGAGGGGccgccccagcccagcagccgcccccccccgccccccccccggggctgcccctgACCCGCCCCCCGcgggggggcccggggggagCCAGCCCTCCGGCGCCCCAGGAGTGGTGAGTTGgggaggggggatttggggggagcTATGGGGCTGGTTTGGGGGCCTATGGGGCACTTTGGGGGGGCTATGGGTGGCATCTATGGGGCAGGTAGGGTGCCCACTGTGGGGCAGGAGGTATCTATAGGGCAGGGAGTATCTATGGGGTGGGAGCTGTTTATGGGACGGGCAGGGGGTAGCTATGGGGCAGGGGCTATCTATGGGGTGGGAGCTCTTTATGGGACAAGTAGGGGGCTATCTATGGGGCAGGGGCTATCTATGGGGCAGGGGGTATCTATGGGGTGGGAGCTCTTTATGGGACGGGCAGGGGGCTATCTATGGGGCAGGGGGTATCTATGGGGTGGGAGCTCTTCATGGGACGGGCAGGGGGTAGCTATGGGGCAGGGGTGCGTGGGGCTGACGTGCCGTGGGGCAGGCTGGATGCATCGCACCGTGGAGCCGCTGGGGGGCCGGGCCGGACGGGACCCCTTCACCGTGGGGAGCCTGGCTGCGGCGGGGCCTGGGCCGCCTGCCCCCCCGCCCCTGGCTGACCGGCACCAGGTACCCTGCCCCACACCGCCCCACGGggacccccacccctgccccacaccGCCCCACGGGGACTCCCACTGCCCCAGAccaccccacggggacccccACCCTAGGATGGGGTGCCCACGCTGCCCCACTCTGCCCCACACCACCCCATGGGGACCCCCACTGCCCCACACCACTCCACGGGACCTCCACTCTGCCCCACACCACCCCACACTGCCCCACGGGGACCCCCACGCTGCCCCACACCGCCCCACACTGCCCCATGGGGACCCCCACACCACCCCACACCgccccacagggacccccacGCTGGCCCACACCGCCCCACACTGCCCCATGGGGACCCCCCACTGCCCCACAGGGTCCCCATATCCccgggggggggtcggggggtgTCCCTGTGCCCCACAGGGTGGGGGTGGAATCCCCCCCatatcctggggggggggggtccctgtgccgCAGAGGGGTCCCCCCCAACCCGGGGGTCCCCCCCACATCTCCCCATGCCCCCCTCCAGGTGTTCTTCCAGCATCGGGCAGGCGCAGCTGCCCCCCCACCTCGCGCCCCCCCCCAGCGGCAATGGGGTCCCCTCCCACAAGCCCTACTTCCCCCCAGGGTAAGTGCTGACCCCCAAGTCTGTCCCCCCACTGCGGTGTCCCCCCCTGGTGTCCCatgtgtcccccctccccgtgtccccccccccagcagccagaGCCCATCCAAgactgcttgggggggggggtgcctctgtggggctgagcccccctaTGTCCCCCCCCAACCACCTTGTGTCCCCCCGACCCACATGTCCCCCTCCCTGACCCCTGTTGTCCCCCCCCTGCAgtgtcccccccatgtccccttgCCAGAGTCCacccagggctggagggggggggacacacgtctatggggctgagccccccatgtccccacccAGGGGTGTGGGGGGACACACATCTATGGGGCTgagccccccgtcccccccccaggctgctAGAGTCCTGCAGGGCTGCGTGGAGGGGACATCTATGGGGCTGAGCCCCCACGTCCCCCCCAGGGGTCCGGGGGGGACACATCTATGGGGCTGAGACCCCCTGaccctgtgtcccccccagggcccccccccgggccccccccgggaCGCTGGAGTCCCTGCAGGGCTGCGTGCGGGCGCTGCAGCCGCAGCCCTGGGAACCGCCGGGGCCGATGGCCGAGGCCCCCCCGGAGCTGGAGGACCCCCCCAGCTGCTACCACAGCCCCGCTCGATGTCACCGAGGCCACCGCGGGGACATCGCCGCCCGCATCGGGCGCCTCCAGCAGGTGGGGacgcggcggaggggggggggacacacggggatggggggggacacggggttGTGGCTGTGGCGCCTACGGTGACGTCGGTGCTGGCGTCGGGTGACAGCGGCAAGTGGGGACAGTGGGGGACATGAGGGGGACAGCGGGACAGGGCTCCGCGGTGCTGCCACCGCGGCTGTGGCACTGGCAGGGACGTGGGTGACACAGGGACACAGAAGGACACATCGAGAGGGGCTCAGGGGACACCGAGTGACACGGGGACACCGAGGGACACGCAGGGCCAGGGGTGCAGGGGACACGGGGTGACGGTGCCAGCGCTGTCCCCTGCGTGGGTGACGTCCCCGTCGGTGGCACTGTCCCCTGCGTGGCTGCTGTCCCCTCCATGGGTGACGTCCAGCGGTGGCTGTCCCCACGGCGGGTGACGTCTCCACGGCGGGTGACGTCTCCACGGCGGGTGACGTCCCCATGGCGGGTGACGTCCCCACGGTGGGTGACACGTGCCGGCGGCACTGTCCCCTCTGTGGGCGCTGTCCCCACAGTGGGTGACACCTGACGGTGGTGCTGTCCCTGTAGTGGGTGACATCCCATGGTGGGTGACACCTGGCAGTGGTGCTGTCCCCACGGTGGGTGACACCTGCTGGTTGACACTGTAGCCTCCATGGGTGCTGTCCCAGCCGCCGGGTGACAGCCGGTGGTGGCATTGTAGTCCCTGTTGGTGCTGTCCCCGTGGTGGGTGACACCCAGTGGTGGCACTGTCCCCATGGTGGGTGATATCCCATGGTGGCACTGTCCCCATGGTGGGTGACACCCGGTGGTGGTGAAGTCCCTGCAGTGGGTGACACCTGGCAGTGGCACTGTCCCCATGGTGGGTGACATCCCATGGTGGGTGACACCTGGCAGTGGCACTGTCCCCGTGGTGGGTGACACCCAGTGGTGGCACTGTCCCCATGGTGGGTGACATCCGGCGGTGGTGAAGTCCCTGTGGTGGGTGACACCCGGCGGTGGGTGACCCCCGTGGGTGTGACTGTCCCCAGGCCCAGCTCTGGAGCTTCCCCTCgggccccgtgtcccccccccgggccaGGACCCTGCCCCCCCTCCAGCAGGTCTGGAGCCTGCTGCACCCCGAGGTGAcacggggggggacacgggggggacacCAGGGGGgatggggggcactggggagggggagaggggacactggggacactgggaatgGGATACTGGGGGCGCTGGGGCGCACGAGGAGTGGAGGTACTGGGGAAACTGGGAATGGGGACACTGGGGGCGCTGGGAATGGGATGCTGGGGAAACCAGGAATGGAGATGCTGGGGAAACTGggaatggggacaggggacactggggatgctgggaaTGGAGATGCTCAgggcactggggatgctgggaaTGGAGATGCTCAgggcactggggatgctgggaaTGGAGATACTGGGGAACCTGGGAATGAGAacaggggacactggggatgctgggaaTGGAGATGCTCAGGGCACTGGGGAAACTGGGGGTGCTGGGAATGGAGATGCTCAGGGCACTGGGGAAACTGggaatggggacaggggacactggGGGCACTGGGNNNNNNNNNNNNNNNNNNNNNNNNNNNNNNNNNNNNNNNNNNNNNNNNNNNNNNNNNNNNNNNNNNNNNNNNNNNNNNNNNNNNNNNNNNNNNNNNNNNNNNNNNNNNNNNNNNNNNNNNNNNNNNNNNNNNNNNNNNNNNNNNNNNNNNNNNNNNNNNNNNNNNNNNNNNNNNNNNNNNNNNNNNNNNNNNNNNNNNNNNNNNNNNNNNNNNNNNNNNNNNNNNNNNNNNNNNNNNNNNNNNNNNNNNNNNNNNNNNNNNNNNNNNNNNNNNNNNNNNNNNNNNNNNNNNNNNNNNNNNNNNNNNNNNNNNNNNNNNNNNNNNNNNNNNNNNNNNNNNNNNNNNNNNNNNNNNNNNNNNNNNNNNNNNNNNNNNNNNNNNNNNNNNNNNNNNNNNNNNNNNNNNNNNNNNNNNNNNNNNNNNNNNNNNNNNNNNNNNNNNNNNNNNNNNNNNNNNNNNNNNNNNNNNNNNNNNNNNNNNNNNNNNNNNNNNNNNNNNNNAAAGTGGGAGATCTGGATTTTAGAACTCCCCATTTGCTCAGAAATGGGCAAATGTGGATTTTAGAACcccttctttttccagaaaagctCAGAAATGGGTAAATTCGGAATTTAGAACCCTTTCTTTGTTCCAAAATGCTCAGAGGTAGGTAAATTGGGATTTGAgacacccccccttccccccccccccgaatgcTCATAAATGGGGAGATTTGGATTTTAGATCTCTCCAAAATGCTCAGAAATGGGTAAATTCAGATTTTAGAGTTCCCTCTTTTCCGGAAAAACTCAGAAATGGGTAAATTTGGGTTTTAGCCCTACTTCTTTTCCCTCCGAAACCTGCTTTGAAACAGGCAAATCTGActtcccagcacagcctcccaagctgctgctgcttccctggccgtttcctttggctttttcttggcttttttggcaattctttaattattttttctctccgCAGCCCCAATCCTGCAAATGCTCCATGTGGGGCTGAGCAGACATCCCTGAATCAGCCCCCAAATtcacttttttaaactttttttctccccagaacaGCCCTGATAcctggggttttttaaacttttctctgTTCAGAGCAGCCTTaatacccatttttaaaaattttttctacCCATAGCACCaataatagtttttttttttaacctttctctcCCCAGAACAGCAGTATTGCACATTTTTAATGTTTCgccctgcagcaggagcagcgggaGGCCAGCctccgtctgtctgtccgtccgtccccctCCGGACAGTGAGCTGGGCGCTCAGGGTTCCCCGGATTTGAGGTGAAAAAACACTTTTTCCCCACTTCCCCAGCAGGAAGCTgaccccctccccctcctccgcAGCTGAaacttgttgggtttttgttggttttttttattattttttcctttttttccctatttttgcCATTTCCAGCCTGTCCCGGCTGAGAACAATGGCGTCGACCAGGGACGCGGCGGCGGTTTGagtgctgggagggggggggagcaccCACACCgacaaattttcatttaaaaaaaccccaaaaagccaAAATCCAGGCAAaaagttgagggtttttttccactgtgtcaCCAAGTTGTGGACCAAAGGCCCGGCCGGCTGCCCCACCAGCGGGGCCAGCCAGAAAACGGGGTAAAACCCCCCAAGAAGAGCCAAACTGgcaatttttttccactgtgggaAAAACTGGTGCCTCGATGCGCCGTTTgcctcattttttcccttttttttcccccattttggAGGACGCCTCACCTCTTTCTTTGTTCAAACTCTTTCCTCCCCTTTTGCAGAATCACTCCTctcttgatttttcctttttttttccttttttcccgtttttttcacctttttcccctttctgcatGCTCGCtgttaattttcattaattttctccttttttttttttttccggctTTTTCTCGCGCCTGTTCGCAGCCGTGGCTGCccgaggttggggggggggggtgctttgTGTCTGGCAGCTGCCTACCAGCGCAGGCAGCGAGCGGGTGTgcgcctttcccccccctccatcaCCCACCCCCCCTCCCTGTCCGGGTGtctacgtttttttttttttttctcgagGTGCGGGGAGTGGGAACGTCACGTGTGTGGAAAATTCTCGTTGATGGTTTGCCAACGCGCCCCGGCTCCCCGCGCATGTCTGCTggtcttgggggggggcgggcaggaatgggatgggggggggaagaagaggtgTTGAGGGGGGAAACACCCCCCAAAatggcaggatcaggcctggtGGGGCTGAGCCCCGTCCCGGCGAGCGGCTGTGTCCTGCGGGGAGCACCCGAAGGTGACGGtgggcgaggggggggggaacaacgTGGTGATGGGGGGAAATtggtggagggggaagagggagggcaggatccagcccggcacagaaaaaagcaggaaaagaaaaagggggggtgggggtggttttttggttgccttttttttttttttttttttcccccttaccaTTTTCCGGCATCGCCCCCCCCTCCACGGCCCTGCACGCccagagcggggggggggttggcgTTATCCGGGTGGTCCCGGCAGCGTTGCCTGTCCCCGGACCCTGCCGGCAGCGGTCTGGCAGCAGGCTGGCCGGCGGTGCCAAGGGATTAGGCAGGAATGTGACCCCGGCGGCGCCGGGTGTTGCTTCCTCTCCCCACGCCAAACTTGGCACCCGCCGTCACCCTCCcggacccccccccgccgccttccctTCACGGCTCGGGGACACCGGGGGTTCCctccccggcggcagcggcggcggtgaGCTTCATCCCTGACCGCCGGCGGTCGGCTGGGACCTGTCAGCGAGCGCCGGTTGTGATTTATGGGGGCGGACGGGTGACGTCGGCGGGGGACACACGCACACGCCAGGCTGAGGACGTGCCAGCTCGTTGCAAGAGCCGCCGGGCAGATGTGACACCTCTCCCGGGCTTCACCCCGACCGGCTGCCAAAAACACCGGGGACAGCCAAGGCCATGACACGGATGTAGGTGTCACCGCCCCGGGGATGGTCCTCGGGGATTCTCGGTGGCCCCCGTCACGGGGACGCCGGTGGCCCTTGGCCAAGAGGTTGGGAAATCCTCTGCTGGCGGTTGGTCACCGTCACGGTGACACCGGCGTCCCCCCCGGGTGAGCGGTTAGGAAATCCTCTGCCAGCGGTTGGGGACTGTCAGCCAGAGTGGAGCGATTGTGCCGAGCCGTTGATCGTTTTTAGGGTCAAAGAGGGGGGAATCCACCGCTGCCGGCGGTTGGTCCCTGTCACACTGACACCGGCATCCCCCGGGTGAGTGGTTGGGGAATCCTCTGCCAGCGGTTGGTCACTGTCACGGTGACACCGGTGTCCCCTGGGGTGAGCAGCTGGGAAATCCTCTACCGGTGGTTGGGGACCGTCAGCCGGAGTGGAGCGATTGTGCCGAGCAGTTGATCCCTCGTtgctttttagggaaaaaaaggaggaaaaaggggcTCCTGCTCATGGGAAGACGGGAAGAAAGAACCCAGGGGGTCATGCCGGCGGTTGGGGGCCTCGTTTTTGGGGTACCCCCCCCCCCTCTGTGGGGCATTTCCAGGAGGATTTTAGGGTACGGCGCCCACGAAGCTAATTAATTTAGCGTTAATGATGCTCCAGCGTTGGGCATGGCAGCCATGGAGCCGTAGAAATCTGCTTGGTGGGTTGGTGTTGAATTTCCAGTGGGGGAAAACACCATGGAATTACCCCAAATATCCCCCAAAATCCTGTAATTTCACCCCCAAATACGGTGGAAAACAGGCTTTGGGGAAAATGCCCCCAAATCCcatttctggtgggttttttacctttttttcatgGTGTGAGCAGTACCGTCGGTGGAGGGGCCTCGGGCTGTGGCTGCTGGTTTTATTATCCTTGAGTTTTGCCCCAAAAGTTGGGTTTTTCCCCAAAACGTTTCTGCTTCAAAGGCCCAACCAAAGGTCAATTGGTTTGGGGTCAAAAACTGGGATAAAAAGGTAATTGCGGTGCTGAGCTTTTGGGAGGCCGATTTTGGGCTCGTTTCCGCCAGGGGAAGGCGGGTGCTGGTGCGTCCTTGTCACCCGCTGGCCACAGAGGGGACCTGAGTGTGGCCACCTGTCCCCCGTCACCCGCCTCCGTGTGTGTCAGTGGGCTGGTGGCCACGGAGGGGACCTCAGCCTGGTGGCCTGTCCCCGTCACCCGCCTCCGTGCGTGACGCTGTGCTGGTGGCCGCAGAAGGGACTTCGGCGTGGCCGCCTGTCCCTGTCACCCGCCTCAGCGCGTGTCAGCAAGCCAGTGGCCATGGAGGGATGCTCAGCACAGTTGACCGTCCCCATCACCCGCCTGTGTGTCACCATCTCGGGGACCTCAGCGTGGCCACCTGTGGCCATTGCCCGCCTCGGTGTGCGTCAGCGGACTGGTGGTCGTGGAGGGGACCTCAGTGTAGTCGCCTGTCCCCGTCACCCGACTTGCTGCCATGCCAGTGGCTGCAGAGGGGACCTCAGTGGGGCCACTGTCCCTGTCACCTGCTTCACCGCATGTCAGTGAGCTGGTGGCTGTGGAAGGGACCTCAGTGCAGCCGCCTGTCCCTGTCACCCGCCTCCCCACGTGTCACCATCCCGGGGACCTCAGCGTGGCCACCTGTGGTCGTCACCCACCTCCGTCTGTGTCAGGGGGTTGGTGGCCATGGAAGGGACCTCAGTATGGCCGCCTGTGGCTGTCACCCGTCTTCATGTGTGTGTCGGTGCACCGGTGGTCACAGAGGGGGCCTCGGTGTGGTTGCCTGTCCTTGTCACCCGTCTCGCTGTGTGTCGCTGTCTCGGTGGCTGTGGAGGGGACCTCAGCGTGGCTGCCTGTCCCTGTCACCTGCCTTGCTGCATGTCACCGTCCTGGTGGCTGCAGAAGGGACCTTGGCCACCCATGCCCATCACCCATCTCTGTGTGTGTCAGTGGGCCGGTGGCCACAGAGGGGACCTCAGTGTGGCTGCTTGTGGCTGTCACTTGTCTTCCTGTGTGCGTGACCAGAGGGGACCTCGACGTGGCTGCCTGTCCCTGTCACCTGCCTCACCGCATGTCAGCAAGCCACGGAGGGGACCTCAGTGCAGCTGACTGTCCCTGTCACCCACCTTCCCATGTGTCACCATCCCGGGGACCTCAGTGTGGCCACCTGTGGCCATCACCCATCTTCATGCGTGTCACCGTGGCAGTGGTCATGGAGGTGACCTCAGTGTGGCCGCCTGTCCCTGTCACACATCTTGCTGTGTGTCACCATCCTGGTGGCCGCAGAGGGGACGTCAGCGTGGTTCCCTGTTACCTGTCTCTGTGCGTGTCAGTGGGCTGGTGGCATCAGAGGGGACCTCAGTGTGGGCGCCTGTCCCCATCAGCCGTCTCTGTGTGTGTCACAGTCCCGGTGGCTGTGGAGGGGACTTCAGTGTGGCTGCCTGTCCCTGTTACTTGTCTTGCTGCATGTCACAACCATGGTGGCCACAGAGGGGACCTTAGCATGGCCACCTGTCCCCATCACCCGCCTCTGTGTGTGTCAGTGGTTGGTGGCCACGGAGGAGGCCTCATTTTGGCCACACGTCCCTGTCACCTGTCTTAGTGTGTGTCACTGTCCTGGTGGCCACAGAGGGGACCTTGGCGCAGCTGACTGTCCCCATGACCTGTCTTCCTGCATGTCACTGTCCGAGCGGCTGCGGAGGGGACCTCGCACAGCCACCCGTCCCCGTCCGCCGCCAGCGT
This window encodes:
- the LOC128150408 gene encoding basic salivary proline-rich protein 1-like — encoded protein: MHRTVEPLGGRAGRDPFTVGSLAAAGPGPPAPPPLADRHQVFFQHRAGAAAPPPRAPPQRQWGPLPQALLPPRGPPPGPPRDAGVPAGLRAGAAAAALGTAGADGRGPPGAGGPPQLLPQPRSMSPRPPRGHRRPHRAPPAGPALELPLGPRVPPPGQDPAPPPAGLEPAAPRGDTGGDTGGTPGGMGEQQYCTFLMFRPAAGAAGGQPPSVCPSVPLRTGKAGAGASLSPAGHRGDLSVATCPPSPASVCVSGLVATEGTSAWWPVPVTRLRA